In Halorubellus sp. JP-L1, one DNA window encodes the following:
- a CDS encoding AAA family ATPase, whose translation MSTDDDDGVTLTVQAAEKRDAGRGVARLSEAARRELGILSGDTVVIEGSHVTAAKFWPSDHDQDAGTIRIDADTRTNAGAKVGDLVTVRAREISDATAVTLAPPESMGAVPSSVVERAVRRDLDGRPVSVGEHVRLERISQSPFHVVETTPEGPVRIENHTSVQVRNEAFDATTDPTPGANEASSGGVEAESSGGWESRDEDADEDAQSGVTYEDIGGLEEELERVREMIELPLSEPELFQKLNIDPPRGVLLYGPPGTGKTLIAKAVANEVSAAFHTVSGPEIMSKYKGESEERLREVFETARETAPSIVFFDEIDSVAGKRDDDGDVENRVVAQLLSLMDGLESRGDVVVIGATNRVDDIDPALRRGGRFDREIEIGVPSESGRREILDVHTRGMPISDDVDLDTLASRTHGFVGADLDVLVSEAAMHAIRNRPTEGEARKAWSEDPSVARANFDGAMAEVEPSAMREYVAEQPNVDFSDVGGLDQAKQTLEEAVEWPLAYGPLFEAANTSPPSGVLLYGPPGTGKTLLARALAGESGVNFIEVKGPELLDRYVGESEKAVRELFHRARQSAPSIVFLDEIDSVAKTREGGGGGGGDDVTDRVVSQLLTELDGLADNPNLVVVAATNRKEAIDRALLRPGRLDTHIEVPEPDEAGRRAILDVVTEGRPLASDVDTDAMAADLEGFSGAELDALVRDASMRAIRELADGRSPEEANAMTDELEITTAHFEAARARLDR comes from the coding sequence ATGAGTACGGACGACGACGACGGCGTGACGTTGACGGTGCAGGCGGCGGAGAAGCGCGACGCCGGCCGCGGCGTCGCGCGCCTCTCGGAGGCTGCACGCCGAGAGCTCGGTATCCTGAGCGGCGACACGGTCGTCATCGAGGGGTCGCACGTGACGGCGGCGAAGTTCTGGCCGTCGGACCACGACCAGGACGCGGGCACCATTCGCATCGACGCGGACACGCGGACGAACGCGGGCGCGAAGGTCGGGGACCTCGTGACGGTGCGGGCGCGAGAGATCAGCGACGCGACGGCGGTGACGCTCGCGCCGCCGGAGTCGATGGGGGCGGTGCCGTCGAGCGTCGTCGAGCGCGCGGTCCGGCGGGACCTCGACGGACGGCCGGTGTCCGTCGGCGAGCACGTCCGCCTGGAGCGCATCAGCCAGTCGCCGTTCCACGTCGTCGAGACGACGCCCGAGGGCCCGGTCCGCATCGAGAATCACACGAGCGTCCAGGTCCGGAACGAGGCGTTCGACGCGACCACGGATCCGACGCCGGGCGCGAACGAGGCGAGCAGCGGTGGCGTCGAGGCCGAGTCGTCGGGGGGCTGGGAGTCACGCGACGAGGATGCGGACGAGGACGCCCAGTCGGGCGTGACCTACGAGGACATCGGTGGGCTGGAAGAGGAACTGGAGCGCGTCCGCGAGATGATCGAGCTTCCGCTCTCGGAGCCGGAGCTCTTCCAGAAGCTCAACATCGACCCGCCGCGGGGCGTGCTGCTGTACGGGCCGCCGGGGACGGGGAAGACCCTGATCGCGAAGGCGGTCGCGAACGAGGTGAGTGCGGCGTTCCACACGGTCTCGGGGCCGGAGATCATGTCGAAGTACAAGGGCGAGAGCGAGGAGCGCTTGCGGGAGGTGTTCGAGACGGCCCGCGAGACCGCGCCCTCGATCGTCTTCTTCGACGAGATCGATTCGGTCGCGGGGAAGCGCGACGACGACGGCGACGTCGAGAACCGCGTGGTCGCGCAACTCCTGAGTCTGATGGACGGCCTCGAGTCTCGCGGTGACGTGGTCGTCATCGGCGCGACGAACCGCGTGGACGACATCGACCCGGCGCTCCGCCGCGGCGGCCGGTTCGACCGCGAAATCGAGATCGGCGTCCCCAGCGAGAGCGGCCGTCGGGAGATCCTCGACGTCCACACGCGCGGGATGCCGATCTCCGACGACGTGGACCTGGATACCCTCGCTTCTCGCACGCACGGGTTCGTGGGCGCGGACCTGGACGTGCTCGTGAGCGAGGCGGCGATGCACGCGATCCGAAATCGACCGACGGAGGGGGAGGCCCGGAAGGCCTGGAGCGAGGACCCGAGCGTGGCGCGCGCGAACTTCGACGGCGCGATGGCGGAGGTGGAGCCGTCGGCGATGCGCGAGTACGTCGCCGAGCAACCGAACGTCGACTTCTCGGACGTCGGCGGACTCGACCAGGCCAAGCAGACGCTGGAGGAGGCCGTGGAGTGGCCGCTCGCGTACGGGCCGCTGTTCGAGGCGGCGAACACGAGTCCGCCCTCGGGCGTGCTCCTGTACGGCCCACCGGGGACGGGGAAGACCCTGCTCGCGAGGGCGCTCGCGGGCGAGAGCGGCGTGAACTTCATCGAGGTGAAGGGCCCCGAGTTGCTCGACCGGTACGTCGGCGAGAGCGAGAAGGCGGTCCGCGAGTTGTTCCATCGCGCGCGCCAGTCCGCGCCCTCCATCGTGTTCCTCGACGAGATCGACTCCGTCGCGAAGACCCGCGAGGGCGGCGGCGGTGGCGGTGGCGACGACGTCACGGACCGCGTCGTCTCCCAGCTCCTCACCGAGCTCGACGGGCTGGCCGACAACCCGAACCTCGTCGTGGTCGCGGCGACGAACCGGAAGGAGGCCATCGACCGCGCACTCCTGCGGCCGGGTCGCCTGGACACGCACATCGAGGTGCCGGAGCCGGACGAGGCCGGACGGCGCGCCATCCTCGACGTCGTCACGGAGGGTCGCCCGCTGGCGTCGGACGTCGACACGGACGCGATGGCGGCCGACCTCGAGGGGTTCTCGGGCGCGGAACTGGACGCGCTCGTCCGCGACGCCTCGATGCGCGCCATCCGCGAACTCGCGGACGGGCGGTCGCCCGAGGAGGCGAACGCGATGACCGACGAACTCGAGATCACGACGGCGCACTTCGAGGCCGCTCGCGCTCGACTGGACCGGTAG
- a CDS encoding protein sorting system archaetidylserine decarboxylase has protein sequence MRLAPGAYDYAAIPAVLALVALVAFPPASLVALALAGFVLLFFRDPERVPVEGAARSAALAAADGTVSVIRTEEDDDGRERVRVGVFMNVTDVHVNRVPLPGTVADVEHVPGGHLPAFSKEAERNERLHVDLVDESAPADSEPYRVTQIAGTVARRCHSYVQSGDALARGERFGHIAFSSRVDVLLPPRFGPEDLLVEEGDGTRAGRTVLATDPAARVSDDD, from the coding sequence ATGCGACTCGCGCCCGGTGCCTACGACTACGCGGCGATTCCGGCGGTGCTCGCGCTCGTCGCACTCGTCGCGTTCCCGCCGGCAAGCCTCGTCGCGCTCGCGCTCGCCGGGTTCGTCCTCCTGTTCTTCCGGGACCCCGAGCGGGTGCCCGTCGAGGGCGCGGCGCGGTCCGCCGCGCTGGCGGCCGCGGACGGCACGGTCTCCGTGATTCGAACCGAAGAGGACGACGACGGCCGTGAGCGCGTCCGCGTCGGCGTGTTCATGAACGTCACCGACGTGCACGTGAACCGCGTCCCGCTCCCCGGGACCGTCGCGGACGTCGAGCACGTCCCCGGCGGACATCTGCCCGCGTTCTCGAAGGAGGCAGAGCGAAACGAGCGCCTGCACGTCGACCTCGTCGACGAGAGCGCGCCCGCCGACTCCGAGCCGTACCGCGTCACGCAGATCGCCGGCACCGTCGCGCGACGCTGTCACAGCTACGTCCAGTCCGGGGACGCGCTCGCGCGCGGCGAGCGGTTCGGCCACATCGCGTTCAGCTCGCGCGTCGACGTCCTCCTCCCGCCACGATTCGGTCCCGAGGACCTCCTCGTCGAGGAAGGCGACGGGACGCGCGCCGGCCGGACCGTTCTCGCAACCGACCCCGCCGCACGCGTCAGCGACGACGACTGA